A genomic window from Erythrobacter sp. BLCC-B19 includes:
- a CDS encoding heme-binding protein translates to MRVGGIRTGWIAASALVLASCGGGGSSSGGGGTGGGGPTPTPTPPPSGQVFSVPAAESLSSAQVGTIIAQAAAEARARGAAATIAVTDRVGNVLAVFAMPGAAGTARISDAPNGQNIDVQGLVIPSAGAAIAKAITGAYLSSGGNAFSSRTASFIVQEHFPPAPTTAGLESGPLFGVQFSQLPCSDLAARASDGLIGPKRSPLGLAADPGGFPLYRNGVVVGGIGVIADGAYGFDANVLDRDNDLDEAIALAGTVGFEAPESIRANRITADGTSLRYTDVEYSQIGNVAGATFAGTAGALVPVTGYYSGAGLLAGVAYGTEASGVRASTSAEFSNRDAFVLSNGAGVNRFPVRGATDAGAVASPLTAAEARTILEEAFTVMSRARAQIRQPLDSRAQVTISLVDTRGAVLGMVRSPDAPIFGIDVSLQKARTANFFSAPFAAAELSAAGGEVPQFVTRLRNFLGDPAALTGATAFSDRANGNLSRPYFPDGELGTANGPLSRPIAQFNPFSTGLQSALVLGNLAQHLAFVTGQSGADTPRACTSLPGVAGGNPRLANGIQIFPGSVPVYRGNTLVGAIGVSGDGIDQDDMISFLGVHNGAVRAGGGLGNAPAAMRADRIVVQVGSRQVRLRYVNCPFAPFVDTATQNVCEGL, encoded by the coding sequence ATGCGCGTCGGGGGGATCAGAACCGGCTGGATTGCAGCAAGCGCGCTGGTGCTCGCCTCGTGCGGGGGCGGGGGGAGCAGTTCGGGCGGCGGCGGCACTGGCGGCGGCGGGCCAACGCCCACGCCCACGCCGCCCCCGTCAGGGCAGGTCTTCAGCGTGCCGGCTGCCGAGAGCCTCTCCTCCGCGCAGGTCGGCACGATCATCGCGCAAGCCGCCGCCGAAGCGCGTGCACGGGGCGCCGCTGCCACCATTGCCGTGACCGACCGAGTGGGCAACGTGCTGGCGGTCTTTGCCATGCCCGGCGCTGCGGGCACCGCGCGGATTTCCGACGCGCCCAATGGCCAGAACATCGATGTGCAGGGGCTCGTCATCCCCAGCGCCGGGGCGGCGATCGCCAAGGCGATTACCGGTGCCTATCTGTCGAGCGGCGGCAACGCCTTCTCCAGCCGCACGGCGAGCTTCATCGTGCAGGAGCACTTCCCGCCTGCACCGACAACTGCCGGGCTGGAGAGCGGCCCGCTGTTCGGGGTGCAGTTCAGCCAGCTGCCGTGCTCCGACCTTGCCGCGCGCGCGAGCGACGGGTTGATCGGCCCCAAGCGCTCGCCGCTCGGGCTGGCGGCTGATCCGGGCGGCTTCCCGCTCTACCGCAACGGCGTGGTCGTCGGCGGGATCGGGGTGATCGCCGACGGCGCCTATGGCTTCGACGCCAATGTTCTCGACCGCGACAATGACCTTGATGAAGCGATTGCGCTCGCGGGCACGGTCGGGTTCGAGGCACCGGAATCGATCCGCGCCAACCGCATCACGGCAGACGGCACTTCGCTGCGCTATACCGATGTCGAATACAGCCAGATCGGCAATGTCGCGGGCGCGACCTTTGCCGGCACGGCAGGCGCGCTGGTGCCGGTGACGGGCTATTACAGCGGGGCCGGCCTGCTGGCGGGCGTTGCCTACGGCACCGAGGCGTCGGGCGTGCGCGCCTCGACCTCGGCGGAATTCAGCAACCGCGATGCCTTCGTCCTTTCGAACGGCGCGGGCGTGAACCGCTTCCCCGTGCGCGGTGCGACCGATGCGGGCGCGGTGGCGAGCCCGCTGACTGCTGCCGAAGCGCGCACGATCCTCGAAGAAGCCTTCACCGTGATGAGCCGCGCGCGGGCGCAGATCCGCCAGCCGCTTGATAGCCGCGCGCAGGTGACGATCAGCCTCGTCGATACGCGCGGGGCCGTGCTGGGAATGGTGCGTTCGCCCGATGCGCCGATCTTCGGGATCGACGTCAGCTTGCAGAAGGCGCGCACCGCCAATTTCTTCTCCGCCCCCTTCGCCGCTGCCGAGCTTTCGGCAGCGGGCGGCGAGGTGCCGCAGTTCGTGACGCGGCTGCGCAATTTCCTCGGCGATCCTGCTGCGCTGACCGGGGCGACCGCTTTCTCTGACCGTGCCAATGGCAACCTGTCGCGGCCCTATTTCCCCGATGGCGAGCTGGGCACGGCCAACGGGCCGCTCTCGCGCCCGATTGCGCAGTTCAATCCTTTCTCGACCGGGCTGCAAAGTGCGCTGGTGCTCGGCAATCTCGCCCAGCATCTGGCCTTTGTCACCGGCCAGAGCGGGGCCGATACCCCGCGGGCCTGCACCAGCCTGCCGGGGGTGGCGGGCGGCAATCCGCGGCTGGCGAACGGGATCCAGATCTTCCCCGGATCGGTGCCGGTCTATCGCGGCAATACCTTGGTCGGCGCAATTGGCGTGTCGGGTGACGGGATCGACCAGGACGACATGATCAGCTTCCTCGGCGTGCATAACGGCGCGGTGCGGGCCGGGGGCGGCCTCGGCAATGCGCCTGCGGCGATGCGGGCTGATCGGATCGTGGTGCAGGTCGGCAGCCGTCAGGTGCGCCTGCGCTACGTCAACTGCCCCTTCGCGCCTTTCGTCGACACGGCGACCCAGAACGTGTGCGAGGGGCTGTAG
- a CDS encoding multiheme c-type cytochrome, producing MRRIWSGRITRVAQRPGALRVLAVIALALVYPASIAIGNGTFEGVATCAGSTCHGRAEGNGAVVRQDEIATWQEPSSPSGAHSRAYAVLGGRRGQQIAASLGLGNAQSAPACLGCHATNAPAGARGPKFTLTDGVGCESCHGASGGTWLAEHYALPATHASNVAAGLTPLDNPKVRAGVCLDCHYGSAKPGQFVTHAMMAAGHPRVSFELDLFSSLQQHHQIDGDYTARKSVPDGVRLWAVGQAEAVRRSTSLFAQPKLAYEGAFPQFYFLDCHSCHRTITDGPQRKLTFETNPARPIPFGNPPFNDENMIMLQAVAGALVPGEAAAFQTAARDFHKAFGAGPAEARGAAQTLSSRAGALSDALSARGFGSGDAFKVIAIIAGEATSQRFTDYAGSVQAVMAIDTLLNALVKEGRVTQGAAAGIRGDIARAYKAVEEPNAYRPADFRAALKSAAGAIGRLQ from the coding sequence ATGAGGCGAATTTGGTCAGGCAGGATCACACGGGTCGCACAGCGGCCCGGCGCACTGCGTGTGCTGGCGGTGATTGCTCTGGCGCTGGTCTATCCCGCATCGATCGCGATCGGTAACGGCACCTTCGAAGGGGTGGCGACCTGCGCCGGTTCGACCTGCCACGGCCGCGCGGAAGGCAATGGTGCGGTTGTTCGTCAGGACGAGATCGCCACCTGGCAGGAACCCTCTTCGCCCAGCGGCGCGCACAGCCGCGCCTATGCCGTGCTCGGCGGGCGGCGCGGCCAGCAGATCGCGGCGAGCCTCGGGCTTGGCAACGCGCAATCCGCGCCCGCCTGCCTCGGCTGCCATGCCACCAACGCGCCCGCCGGCGCCCGCGGCCCCAAGTTTACCCTCACCGACGGCGTCGGCTGCGAAAGCTGCCACGGTGCGTCGGGCGGGACATGGCTGGCGGAGCACTATGCGCTGCCCGCCACGCACGCCTCCAACGTGGCAGCGGGGCTCACCCCGCTCGACAATCCCAAGGTGCGCGCCGGGGTGTGCCTTGATTGCCATTATGGCTCGGCCAAGCCCGGCCAGTTCGTCACCCATGCGATGATGGCCGCCGGGCACCCGCGCGTGTCGTTCGAGCTCGACCTGTTCTCCTCGCTCCAGCAGCACCACCAGATCGACGGCGATTACACCGCAAGGAAGAGCGTGCCCGATGGCGTGCGGCTGTGGGCGGTCGGGCAGGCCGAAGCGGTGCGGCGGTCGACCAGCCTGTTTGCCCAGCCCAAACTGGCCTATGAAGGCGCGTTCCCGCAGTTCTACTTCCTCGATTGCCATTCGTGCCACCGCACCATCACCGATGGCCCGCAGCGCAAGCTGACCTTCGAGACCAATCCGGCGCGGCCCATCCCCTTCGGCAACCCGCCCTTCAATGACGAAAACATGATCATGCTCCAGGCGGTCGCAGGGGCACTGGTGCCGGGCGAGGCGGCCGCTTTCCAGACCGCCGCGCGCGACTTCCACAAGGCGTTTGGCGCTGGCCCGGCCGAGGCCCGCGGCGCCGCCCAGACGCTTTCCTCGCGCGCGGGCGCCTTGTCCGATGCGCTGTCGGCGCGCGGCTTTGGCAGCGGCGATGCCTTCAAGGTGATCGCGATCATCGCGGGCGAGGCCACGAGCCAGCGCTTCACCGACTATGCCGGATCGGTGCAGGCGGTGATGGCGATCGACACCTTGCTCAACGCTCTCGTCAAGGAGGGCCGGGTGACGCAGGGCGCGGCAGCCGGGATCAGGGGCGACATCGCCCGCGCTTACAAGGCGGTTGAAGAGCCCAACGCCTACCGCCCGGCCGACTTCCGCGCCGCGCTCAAATCCGCCGCGGGCGCGATCGGCAGGCTGCAATAG
- a CDS encoding adenylate/guanylate cyclase domain-containing protein, which produces MNDTSASFAARFGWLTRGWHNVREAGTVQLALTVMLLGVALLIARYSWVLPDGTEPTPLTSEAERALYDLRAYYAADLVEEDKRVVLVVYTDQTLIAARKRSPLDRGLLAKTLRTLDTFEPKAIGIDILFDQPQDEDEELIAALRSMKTPVAVAYAAKATNPDDIEYEQQQFLEAFMARLEGSNAQPASIRLDNTFGATRLWPDIRPGLPPLLGRVMLAEAGEPAKAFAGYEGAIDYRRAKYQDSVLFPPAQIDLFVDPDPEILPFLKEQYAGKYILIGGDIVDYDRVETTFTSINGEVPAGIAVHAEIIAQMLDNRLLRPIETWVLWAMAALVVVIAVLTALLEWPARRLALFGVAQLVLFQGTPFLLQFQNVDTYGLPVVGWLIGWIIVFTAVTTTARASGAVQRNFATGALGKYIPRDIAQAIIEKPELLSLGGEKRTIFVLFSDLEGFTKMSHAIAPEMVAKLLNRYLDVLSQVVLDHGGVIDKFVGDAVVAFWGAPISRPDDGMRAARAGYAMWQAGEAFRAEVAAMDPDLPPIGKTRVGLHYGEAVIGNFGGANRIQYTALGDSMNTAARLEAANKALDSAVMASREFAEASGLDWWRPMGRVVLRGRARPVELFEPAPEFPAQDRAALVEASVLSVTDRAAAVRLVEGVAARHPEDSALRNLARRIADGDEGGTYVLG; this is translated from the coding sequence ATGAACGACACGTCCGCCAGCTTTGCCGCGCGCTTTGGCTGGCTGACGCGCGGCTGGCACAATGTGCGCGAGGCGGGCACCGTCCAGCTGGCGCTGACGGTCATGCTGCTTGGCGTGGCGCTGCTGATCGCGCGTTACAGCTGGGTGCTGCCCGATGGCACAGAGCCCACCCCGCTCACCAGCGAGGCCGAGCGGGCGCTCTATGACCTGCGCGCCTATTACGCGGCCGACCTGGTCGAGGAAGACAAGCGCGTGGTGCTGGTGGTCTATACCGACCAGACGCTGATTGCGGCGCGCAAGCGCTCGCCCCTCGATCGCGGCCTGCTGGCCAAGACCCTGCGCACGCTCGACACCTTCGAGCCCAAGGCGATCGGGATCGACATCCTGTTCGATCAGCCGCAGGACGAGGATGAGGAGCTGATCGCGGCGCTGCGCAGCATGAAGACTCCGGTCGCGGTCGCCTATGCCGCCAAGGCGACCAACCCGGACGATATCGAATACGAACAGCAGCAGTTTCTCGAAGCCTTCATGGCGCGGCTCGAGGGCAGCAATGCCCAGCCTGCCAGCATCCGGCTCGACAACACCTTCGGCGCGACCCGGCTGTGGCCCGATATCCGCCCCGGCCTGCCGCCCCTGCTCGGGCGGGTGATGCTGGCCGAAGCCGGTGAACCCGCCAAGGCCTTTGCCGGTTACGAAGGCGCGATCGATTACCGCCGCGCCAAGTATCAAGATTCGGTGCTGTTTCCCCCGGCCCAGATCGACCTCTTCGTCGATCCCGATCCCGAGATTCTCCCGTTCCTCAAGGAGCAATATGCCGGCAAGTATATCCTGATCGGCGGCGATATTGTCGATTATGACCGGGTCGAGACGACCTTCACTTCGATCAATGGCGAAGTTCCGGCGGGAATCGCGGTCCATGCCGAAATCATCGCCCAGATGCTGGACAACCGCCTCTTGAGGCCGATCGAGACATGGGTGCTGTGGGCGATGGCGGCGCTGGTGGTTGTGATCGCGGTTCTGACCGCACTGCTCGAATGGCCCGCACGGCGGCTGGCGCTGTTTGGCGTTGCGCAGCTGGTGCTGTTTCAGGGCACGCCGTTTCTGTTGCAGTTCCAGAATGTCGACACCTATGGCCTGCCGGTGGTCGGCTGGCTGATCGGGTGGATCATCGTCTTCACCGCCGTCACCACCACGGCGCGCGCATCGGGCGCGGTGCAGCGCAATTTCGCCACTGGGGCGCTGGGCAAGTATATCCCGCGCGACATTGCCCAGGCGATCATCGAAAAGCCCGAGCTGCTGAGCCTTGGCGGCGAGAAGCGCACGATCTTCGTGTTGTTCAGCGACCTGGAAGGCTTCACCAAGATGAGCCACGCGATCGCGCCGGAAATGGTGGCAAAGCTGCTCAACCGCTATCTTGATGTGCTTAGCCAGGTGGTGCTCGATCATGGCGGGGTGATCGACAAGTTCGTGGGCGATGCCGTGGTCGCCTTCTGGGGTGCGCCGATCAGTCGCCCCGACGACGGGATGCGCGCGGCGCGGGCGGGTTACGCCATGTGGCAGGCGGGCGAGGCCTTCCGCGCCGAGGTCGCCGCGATGGACCCGGATCTGCCGCCGATCGGCAAGACCCGCGTGGGCCTGCATTATGGCGAGGCGGTGATCGGCAATTTCGGGGGTGCCAATCGCATCCAGTACACCGCGCTGGGGGATTCGATGAACACCGCCGCGCGGCTTGAAGCGGCCAACAAGGCACTCGATTCGGCGGTGATGGCGAGCCGCGAATTCGCCGAGGCCTCGGGGCTTGATTGGTGGCGGCCAATGGGGCGGGTGGTGCTGCGCGGGCGCGCGCGGCCGGTTGAACTGTTCGAGCCCGCACCCGAATTTCCCGCGCAAGATCGCGCCGCTCTGGTAGAGGCGAGTGTGCTGTCCGTCACCGACCGCGCCGCCGCAGTGCGGCTAGTGGAGGGGGTGGCTGCGCGCCATCCCGAGGATTCAGCGTTGCGCAATCTCGCGCGGCGCATTGCAGATGGCGACGAGGGAGGAACCTATGTTCTCGGATAG
- a CDS encoding CHAT domain-containing protein, protein MKHPRLFPVRLAAGAAAALAVFGLAAPGLADSAENSVSLSLRDTFPIGSNGLCEAQILSPEPGAGLFDRRYAVICRDSAAPVGTLWVVKPKAGDSPGPARFLGEGHGCGSDAAARQAALPGLAAVERLTCKRDGSILATDLLIAGRAGRTFAASGLTAYSKALELGLASLASDEVVPGTVEIPLTSTTDAIAFARQQAEAIAGDQALSEAYRRSNAGNFAEASEFFAASAAALAGPGAAEAQLNEALQQSNLGNFAEGRRLFALTRPAAASSPLLARLQRNYEGMDALNQRQPARALAILDTPPAVEFADNDLARSLTIGPALAGQLASESGRITSEYSLSLTPLERARLLDGQHAYLKATALRQLGRTDEATGFLRAANAAFGEVRGGRVVSVAWLRAQVLGELAEVAEREGRPAEAEGLHRSAITLLQATYPGTPVLGSAKAQLAGFYARAGRRDDALGLYRGIIGDAEGRALPSLRGVMTPYFALLTEGGAAGSDAAADLFAASQLLQRPGLAQTQAALARELSEGTDEAAQLFRTATNLGRGIEQLRIALLELESLPEAETRQATQIAERRTRLEQLQAQQSEVLTRLAAYPRYRAVSGAGIALSDLQAILTEGEAYVKLVTLEREAYVVYATRDSARVWRTDASPKQIESMVNQIRDSIAVVEGGQVLTYPFDIAAARQLYVKLFAPVADDLPKARHVVFEPDGAMLKLPINLLVTDDASVAAYEARMKVKDADEYDFRGTKWLGRQTQVSTAVAAAAFRDVRASRPSDGKRAYLGLGENAPIGNATPGAARTRAALEAGEKCLWSPNIWARPVKATELREAAARFSSGTQVLTGAAFTDTAIQALPDLSEFRILHFATHGLVTAPQPECPPRPALLTSFDASAGSDGLLSFGEIFDLRIDADLVILSACDTAGTATVGATREAGVTSGGEFALDGLVRAFVGAGGRTVLASHWPVPDDFDATGRLVSGLFAEDGRSTAEALRASQEALMDSAETSHPFYWSAFAVVGDGAAKLAR, encoded by the coding sequence ATGAAGCATCCGCGTCTCTTTCCCGTCCGGCTCGCGGCCGGGGCTGCGGCGGCGCTGGCCGTGTTCGGCCTTGCCGCGCCCGGCCTTGCCGACAGTGCCGAAAACAGCGTCAGCCTGTCGTTGCGGGATACCTTCCCGATCGGTTCCAATGGCTTGTGCGAAGCGCAGATCCTGTCGCCCGAACCCGGCGCAGGGCTGTTCGACCGCCGCTATGCGGTGATCTGCCGCGATTCCGCCGCGCCGGTCGGCACCTTGTGGGTGGTCAAGCCCAAGGCGGGCGACAGCCCCGGCCCGGCGCGCTTTCTGGGGGAAGGCCACGGCTGCGGGAGCGATGCGGCGGCAAGGCAGGCCGCGCTTCCCGGCCTTGCTGCGGTCGAGCGCCTTACCTGCAAGCGTGACGGATCGATCCTTGCCACCGACCTGCTGATCGCAGGTCGCGCGGGCCGCACCTTTGCCGCATCCGGGCTCACCGCCTATTCCAAGGCGCTCGAACTCGGCCTCGCCTCGCTCGCCAGTGACGAGGTCGTGCCGGGCACGGTCGAGATCCCGCTGACCAGCACCACCGACGCCATCGCCTTCGCGCGCCAGCAGGCCGAAGCGATTGCGGGCGATCAGGCACTGTCGGAGGCCTATCGCCGTTCGAACGCGGGCAATTTTGCCGAGGCCTCGGAGTTCTTCGCAGCCTCGGCGGCGGCGCTCGCCGGGCCGGGCGCTGCCGAAGCGCAATTGAACGAGGCGTTGCAGCAGTCCAACCTCGGCAACTTCGCCGAAGGCCGCCGCCTGTTCGCCCTGACGCGCCCCGCAGCGGCGAGCAGCCCGTTGCTCGCGCGGCTCCAGCGCAATTACGAGGGCATGGACGCGCTCAACCAGCGCCAGCCCGCCCGTGCGCTGGCCATCCTCGACACCCCGCCCGCGGTCGAATTTGCCGACAACGACCTCGCCCGGTCGCTGACGATCGGCCCTGCACTGGCCGGGCAGCTGGCAAGCGAGAGCGGGCGCATCACCAGCGAATATTCACTCAGCCTCACCCCGCTGGAACGCGCGCGGCTGCTCGATGGACAGCACGCCTATCTCAAGGCAACCGCGCTGCGCCAGCTTGGGCGCACTGACGAGGCGACCGGCTTCCTGCGCGCAGCGAACGCGGCTTTCGGCGAAGTGCGCGGCGGTCGGGTTGTCTCGGTCGCGTGGCTGCGCGCGCAGGTGCTTGGCGAACTGGCCGAAGTGGCTGAGCGCGAAGGCCGGCCCGCCGAGGCCGAGGGGCTGCATCGGTCCGCGATCACATTGCTTCAGGCGACCTATCCCGGCACGCCGGTTCTTGGCAGCGCCAAAGCGCAGCTTGCAGGGTTTTACGCACGCGCTGGACGGCGCGATGACGCGCTTGGGCTCTATCGCGGGATCATCGGCGATGCCGAAGGCCGGGCGCTGCCTTCGCTGCGCGGGGTGATGACGCCCTATTTCGCTCTGCTGACCGAGGGCGGTGCAGCCGGAAGCGATGCCGCCGCCGATCTGTTCGCCGCCAGCCAGCTGCTCCAGCGTCCCGGCCTTGCCCAGACCCAGGCAGCGCTCGCCCGCGAGCTGTCCGAAGGCACCGACGAGGCCGCCCAGCTGTTCCGCACCGCGACCAATCTCGGCCGCGGGATCGAGCAGTTGCGGATCGCGCTGCTCGAGCTGGAGAGCCTCCCCGAGGCCGAGACCCGGCAGGCCACCCAGATCGCCGAGCGCCGCACCCGGCTTGAGCAGTTGCAGGCCCAGCAATCCGAGGTGCTGACGCGCCTTGCCGCCTATCCGCGCTATCGTGCGGTGAGCGGGGCGGGGATCGCGCTGTCCGATCTTCAGGCCATTCTCACCGAGGGCGAAGCCTATGTGAAACTGGTGACGCTCGAGCGGGAGGCCTATGTCGTCTATGCCACCCGCGACAGCGCGCGGGTGTGGCGCACCGATGCCAGCCCCAAGCAGATCGAAAGCATGGTCAACCAGATCCGCGACAGCATCGCGGTGGTCGAAGGCGGGCAGGTGCTGACCTATCCCTTCGACATTGCCGCCGCGCGCCAGCTTTATGTCAAGCTGTTCGCGCCGGTGGCCGATGATCTGCCCAAGGCGCGGCACGTGGTGTTCGAGCCCGATGGCGCGATGCTCAAGCTGCCGATCAACCTGCTCGTCACCGACGATGCCAGCGTCGCGGCCTATGAGGCGCGGATGAAGGTCAAGGACGCGGACGAGTACGATTTCCGCGGCACCAAATGGCTCGGGCGGCAGACGCAGGTGAGCACCGCAGTGGCGGCCGCCGCCTTCCGCGATGTTCGCGCCAGCCGTCCGTCCGATGGCAAGCGCGCCTATCTCGGCCTCGGCGAAAACGCACCGATCGGCAATGCGACGCCCGGCGCCGCGCGCACCCGTGCGGCGCTGGAGGCGGGCGAGAAGTGTCTGTGGTCGCCCAATATCTGGGCGCGGCCGGTCAAGGCGACCGAACTGCGCGAGGCAGCGGCGCGCTTTTCCTCAGGGACACAGGTGCTGACGGGCGCGGCTTTCACCGACACGGCCATTCAGGCGCTGCCCGACCTGTCCGAGTTCCGCATCCTGCACTTTGCCACCCACGGCCTTGTGACCGCGCCCCAGCCCGAATGTCCGCCGCGCCCTGCGCTGCTGACCAGCTTCGATGCCAGCGCGGGCTCTGACGGCCTTTTGAGCTTCGGTGAAATCTTCGACCTCAGGATCGATGCCGATCTCGTGATCCTCTCGGCCTGCGACACGGCGGGCACCGCCACCGTGGGCGCGACCCGCGAGGCGGGGGTGACGAGCGGGGGCGAGTTTGCGCTCGACGGGCTGGTGCGCGCCTTTGTCGGCGCAGGCGGGCGCACCGTGCTGGCGAGCCATTGGCCCGTGCCGGATGATTTCGACGCGACCGGGCGGCTGGTTTCGGGCCTGTTTGCAGAGGACGGGCGCAGCACCGCCGAGGCGCTGCGGGCTTCGCAGGAAGCGCTGATGGACAGCGCGGAAACATCGCACCCGTTCTACTGGTCGGCCTTCGCCGTGGTGGGCGATGGCGCTGCCAAACTGGCGCGCTGA